A DNA window from Paramormyrops kingsleyae isolate MSU_618 chromosome 10, PKINGS_0.4, whole genome shotgun sequence contains the following coding sequences:
- the LOC111835844 gene encoding cornifelin homolog produces MTTNVIIQQSQPGSTSVHSDQWSTGIFDCLDDMSVCCAAYWCFPCFTCKTAADFGECLCLPLVDIMNISLQMSGIPCVPPVSLALRVGVRNRFGIRGDICSDCMYVTFCNMCSWCQIAREMKIRQQPVTIINSNPTVVSSQPTMISATSMEVSPRLTVANT; encoded by the exons ATGACAACAAACGTGATCATTCAGCAGTCTCAGCCAGGATCGACCTCTGTGCACTCAGACCAATGGAGCACAGGGATTTTCGACTGCCTGGATgacatgtctgtct GCTGCGCTGCTTACTGGTGCTTTCCCTGCTTCACCTGCAAAACAGCTGCAGACTTTGGGGAGTGTTTATGTCTTCCTCTTGTGGACATCATGAACATTTCCCTTCAGATGTCAGGCATTCCCTGCGTTCCCCCTGTCTCTCTGGCCCTGAGAGTTGGGGTGCGAAATCGATTCGGCATCCGG GGGGATATCTGCTCTGACTGCATGTACGTGACCTTTTGTAATATGTGTTCCTGGTGCCAAATAGCCCGTGAGATGAAGATACGACAACAGCCAGTCACCATAATTAATTCCAACCCCACTGTGGTCTCATCCCAACCCACCATGATCTCAGCCACAAGCATGGAGGTCTCACCCCGCCTCACTGTTGCTAATACTTAG